A genomic segment from Labrus bergylta chromosome 3, fLabBer1.1, whole genome shotgun sequence encodes:
- the LOC109999627 gene encoding nuclear receptor ROR-alpha A-like isoform X1 — protein MESSPQDSASDPGRSGSEPATPVTETPANVETLPGGKHLTPARRSSGKGSSAAVKKTHTSQIEIIPCKICGDKSSGIHYGVITCEGCKGFFRRSQQSNAAYSCPRQKNCLIDRTSRNRCQHCRLQKCLAVGMSRDAVKFGRMSKKQRDSLYAEVQKHRLQQQQQQQQQGSLLLSHPGLGTPSPGEAEPLSPHYSLSSGGLTELPDDLGGYIEQNSPEGGSVSSKADSGGGGGGFYLDFQPSPDQSGLDINGIKPEPLCDYGSSNGFFPYCSFSNGDASPTVSMAELDHLAQITSKSHLDTCQYLREELQQMSWQNFPQDEVDSYQSKPQELMWQLCAVKITEAIQYVVEFAKRIDGFMDLCQNDQIVLLKAGSLEVVFVRMCRMFDSQNNTVYFDGKFAGPDVFKALGCDDLISSVFDFAKSMCSLHLSEDELALFSAFVLLSADRSWLQEKLQVEKLQQKTQLALQHVLQKNQREDGLIIKLRCKVSALRSLCSRHTEKLSAFRAVYPDVVGTHFPPLYKELFGGDLEVTLQTDD, from the exons GTTCGTCAGCTGCTGTAAAGAAGACTCACACAT CTCAGATTGAAATCATTCCCTGTAAGATCTGTGGAGATAAATCCTCGGGGATCCACTACGGGGTGATCACCTGTGAGGGCTGCAAG GGTTTCTTCAGGCGGAGTCAGCAGAGTAACGCCGCCTACTCGTGTCCCCGCCAGAAAAACTGTCTGATCGACCGAACGAGCCGCAACCGCTGCCAACACTGCCGTCTGCAGAAATGTCTGGCTGTGGGCATGTCCCGAGAcg CTGTAAAGTTTGGTCGCATGTCGAAGAAGCAGCGGGACAGTTTGTACGCTGAGGTGCAGAAACATcgcctccagcagcagcagcagcagcagcagcagggttcCCTCCTCCTGTCCCACCCCGGCCTGGGCACCCCGAGCCCAGGCGAGGCCGAGCCGCTGTCCCCTCACTACAGCCTCTCCTCCGGCGGCCTCACAGAGCTGCCGGACGATCTGGGAGGCTACATCGAACAGAACTCACCTGAAGGAGGATCGGTGTCTTCCAAG GCAGattctggaggaggaggaggcgggttCTACCTGGACTTCCAGCCCTCCCCGGACCAGTCAGGACTCGATATAAACGGCATCAAACCGGAGCCGCTGTGTGACTACGGATCCAGTAATGGCTTCTTCCCGTACTGCTCCTTCAGCAATGGGGACGCGTCCCCCACCGTGTCTATGGCGGAACTCG ATCACCTGGCTCAGATCACCTCAAAGTCTCACCTGGACACGTGTCAGTACCTGAgggaggagctgcagcagatgaGCTGGCAGAACTTCCCGCAGGATGAAGTGGACAGCTACCAGAGCAAG CCGCAGGAGTTGATGTGGCAGCTCTGTGCGGTAAAGATCACAGAGGCCATACAGTACGTGGTGGAGTTTGCCAAACGGATCGACGGCTTCATGGATCTCTGTCAGAATGACCAGATAGTGCTGCTGAAAGCTG GCTCCCTGGAGGTCGTCTTTGTCCGAATGTGTCGCATGTTTGACTCTCAGAACAACACCGTCTACTTTGACGGGAAATTTGCGGGTCCTGACGTCTTTAAAGCTTTAG GTTGTGATGACTTGATCTCGTCAGTGTTCGACTTCGCTAAAAGCATGTGTTCGCTGCATCTGTCGGAGGACGAGCTCGCTCTGTTCTCTGCGTTCGTTCTGCTCTCTGCAG ACCGGTCGTGGCTGCAGGAgaagctgcaggtggagaagctgcagcagaagaCTCAGCTGGCTCTGCAACACGTCCTGCAGaagaaccagagagaggacGGACTGATCATCAAG CTCAGGTGTAAGGTGTCAGCGTTGCGTTCGCTGTGCAGTCGACACACAGAGAAGCTGTCTGCGTTCAGAGCCGTCTACCCTGACGTCGTCGGCAcgcacttccctcctctttatAAGGAGCTGTTTGGAGGCGACCTCGAGGTGACTCTGCAGACCGACGACTGA
- the LOC109999627 gene encoding nuclear receptor ROR-alpha A-like isoform X2: protein MYFVISAMKAQIEIIPCKICGDKSSGIHYGVITCEGCKGFFRRSQQSNAAYSCPRQKNCLIDRTSRNRCQHCRLQKCLAVGMSRDAVKFGRMSKKQRDSLYAEVQKHRLQQQQQQQQQGSLLLSHPGLGTPSPGEAEPLSPHYSLSSGGLTELPDDLGGYIEQNSPEGGSVSSKADSGGGGGGFYLDFQPSPDQSGLDINGIKPEPLCDYGSSNGFFPYCSFSNGDASPTVSMAELDHLAQITSKSHLDTCQYLREELQQMSWQNFPQDEVDSYQSKPQELMWQLCAVKITEAIQYVVEFAKRIDGFMDLCQNDQIVLLKAGSLEVVFVRMCRMFDSQNNTVYFDGKFAGPDVFKALGCDDLISSVFDFAKSMCSLHLSEDELALFSAFVLLSADRSWLQEKLQVEKLQQKTQLALQHVLQKNQREDGLIIKLRCKVSALRSLCSRHTEKLSAFRAVYPDVVGTHFPPLYKELFGGDLEVTLQTDD, encoded by the exons atgtattttgtGATTTCTGCCATGAAAG CTCAGATTGAAATCATTCCCTGTAAGATCTGTGGAGATAAATCCTCGGGGATCCACTACGGGGTGATCACCTGTGAGGGCTGCAAG GGTTTCTTCAGGCGGAGTCAGCAGAGTAACGCCGCCTACTCGTGTCCCCGCCAGAAAAACTGTCTGATCGACCGAACGAGCCGCAACCGCTGCCAACACTGCCGTCTGCAGAAATGTCTGGCTGTGGGCATGTCCCGAGAcg CTGTAAAGTTTGGTCGCATGTCGAAGAAGCAGCGGGACAGTTTGTACGCTGAGGTGCAGAAACATcgcctccagcagcagcagcagcagcagcagcagggttcCCTCCTCCTGTCCCACCCCGGCCTGGGCACCCCGAGCCCAGGCGAGGCCGAGCCGCTGTCCCCTCACTACAGCCTCTCCTCCGGCGGCCTCACAGAGCTGCCGGACGATCTGGGAGGCTACATCGAACAGAACTCACCTGAAGGAGGATCGGTGTCTTCCAAG GCAGattctggaggaggaggaggcgggttCTACCTGGACTTCCAGCCCTCCCCGGACCAGTCAGGACTCGATATAAACGGCATCAAACCGGAGCCGCTGTGTGACTACGGATCCAGTAATGGCTTCTTCCCGTACTGCTCCTTCAGCAATGGGGACGCGTCCCCCACCGTGTCTATGGCGGAACTCG ATCACCTGGCTCAGATCACCTCAAAGTCTCACCTGGACACGTGTCAGTACCTGAgggaggagctgcagcagatgaGCTGGCAGAACTTCCCGCAGGATGAAGTGGACAGCTACCAGAGCAAG CCGCAGGAGTTGATGTGGCAGCTCTGTGCGGTAAAGATCACAGAGGCCATACAGTACGTGGTGGAGTTTGCCAAACGGATCGACGGCTTCATGGATCTCTGTCAGAATGACCAGATAGTGCTGCTGAAAGCTG GCTCCCTGGAGGTCGTCTTTGTCCGAATGTGTCGCATGTTTGACTCTCAGAACAACACCGTCTACTTTGACGGGAAATTTGCGGGTCCTGACGTCTTTAAAGCTTTAG GTTGTGATGACTTGATCTCGTCAGTGTTCGACTTCGCTAAAAGCATGTGTTCGCTGCATCTGTCGGAGGACGAGCTCGCTCTGTTCTCTGCGTTCGTTCTGCTCTCTGCAG ACCGGTCGTGGCTGCAGGAgaagctgcaggtggagaagctgcagcagaagaCTCAGCTGGCTCTGCAACACGTCCTGCAGaagaaccagagagaggacGGACTGATCATCAAG CTCAGGTGTAAGGTGTCAGCGTTGCGTTCGCTGTGCAGTCGACACACAGAGAAGCTGTCTGCGTTCAGAGCCGTCTACCCTGACGTCGTCGGCAcgcacttccctcctctttatAAGGAGCTGTTTGGAGGCGACCTCGAGGTGACTCTGCAGACCGACGACTGA